A region from the Corallococcus silvisoli genome encodes:
- the kdpC gene encoding potassium-transporting ATPase subunit KdpC, translating into MVSVLLTALRASVVTLVLTGVLYPLAVTGVAQGLFPHEANGSLVKDGQGREVGSALIGQGFTRPAYFQPRPSAAGTGWDATASGGSNLGPTSQKLQERAVTDAERLRRENPEAPGPVPGELVTASASGLDPHVSPEAALWQVPRVARARGVEPARVRTLVMSQVEGRTFGVLGEPRVNVLTLNLAMDRQFGGPLPPPSSPVPTPAGGASP; encoded by the coding sequence ATGGTCTCCGTGCTGCTCACCGCCCTGCGCGCCAGCGTCGTCACGCTGGTCCTCACGGGCGTGCTGTACCCCCTGGCCGTCACCGGCGTGGCGCAGGGGCTCTTTCCCCATGAAGCCAACGGGTCGCTGGTGAAGGACGGCCAGGGCCGCGAGGTGGGCAGCGCGCTCATCGGTCAGGGCTTCACCCGGCCCGCCTACTTCCAGCCGCGCCCCTCCGCCGCGGGCACGGGCTGGGACGCGACGGCCTCTGGCGGCAGCAACCTGGGCCCCACCTCCCAGAAGCTCCAGGAGCGCGCGGTGACGGACGCGGAGCGGCTGCGCCGGGAGAACCCGGAGGCCCCTGGCCCCGTGCCCGGCGAGCTGGTGACGGCGTCCGCGTCCGGCCTGGACCCGCATGTGTCGCCGGAGGCCGCGCTGTGGCAGGTTCCCCGCGTGGCGCGGGCGCGCGGCGTGGAGCCCGCGCGGGTGCGGACGTTGGTGATGTCACAGGTGGAGGGCCGGACGTTCGGCGTGCTGGGCGAACCCCGGGTGAACGTGCTCACGTTGAACCTCGCGATGGATCGACAGTTCGGCGGACCCCTCCCCCCTCCCTCGTCGCCCGTGCCCACCCCCGCGGGAGGCGCGTCCCCGTGA
- a CDS encoding sensor protein KdpD — protein MTTRRPRAEDFLELVERGRRGRLKLYIGFAAGVGKTFRMLEEAHALKARGVDVVLGFIETHGRPETEALVTGLEVVPRMRLTYRDVSVEEMDLDAILARRPQVAIVDELAHTNLPVCRHRKRYQDVQELMAAGINVIGAFNVQHLESLNDLVERNTGVTVRETLPDSFLKTADQVVNLDLAVEDLQERLKAGKIYAPDKVASALERFFTGDNLSTLRELALREVAESLDRATTGRQALAGEEPSPKGGGAWGRVLVALSSHPPHAATLLRRGSRMAGRLNTDWFVVYVETPREAPHLIDAEAQRHLLSNIEKAKELGAEVVRLRSGDPVAALLDFACSHGVGHIIIGRSNQPKWRQRLGLTTDARLLREGEGFDIHIVSFEPHEEKRP, from the coding sequence ATGACGACGCGACGCCCTCGCGCGGAGGACTTCCTGGAGCTGGTGGAGCGCGGCCGGCGAGGCCGGCTGAAGCTCTACATCGGCTTCGCGGCGGGCGTGGGCAAGACGTTCCGCATGCTGGAGGAGGCACACGCGCTCAAGGCGCGCGGCGTGGACGTGGTGCTGGGGTTCATCGAGACGCATGGCCGCCCGGAGACGGAGGCGCTGGTGACGGGGCTGGAGGTCGTGCCCCGGATGCGCCTCACCTACCGCGACGTCTCCGTGGAGGAGATGGACCTGGACGCCATCCTCGCGCGCCGGCCGCAGGTGGCCATCGTGGATGAGCTGGCCCACACCAACCTGCCGGTGTGCCGCCACCGCAAGCGCTACCAGGACGTGCAGGAGCTGATGGCCGCGGGCATCAACGTCATCGGGGCCTTCAACGTGCAGCACCTGGAGAGCCTCAACGACCTGGTGGAGCGCAACACCGGCGTCACCGTGCGGGAGACCCTGCCCGACAGCTTCCTCAAGACGGCGGATCAGGTGGTGAACCTGGACCTCGCGGTGGAGGACCTCCAGGAGCGGCTCAAGGCGGGAAAAATCTACGCGCCCGACAAGGTGGCGAGCGCGCTGGAGCGCTTCTTCACGGGCGACAACCTCTCCACCCTGCGCGAGCTGGCGCTGCGCGAGGTGGCGGAGAGCCTGGACCGCGCCACCACCGGACGGCAGGCGCTCGCCGGCGAGGAGCCCTCCCCGAAGGGCGGTGGCGCCTGGGGCCGCGTGCTGGTGGCCCTCTCCAGTCACCCGCCGCACGCGGCGACGCTGCTGCGCCGGGGCTCGCGCATGGCGGGCCGGCTCAACACGGACTGGTTCGTGGTGTACGTGGAGACGCCCCGCGAGGCGCCGCACCTCATCGACGCGGAGGCGCAGCGCCACCTGCTGTCGAACATCGAGAAGGCGAAGGAGCTGGGCGCGGAGGTGGTGCGCCTGCGCTCCGGCGACCCCGTGGCGGCGCTGCTGGACTTCGCGTGCTCGCACGGCGTGGGCCACATCATCATCGGTCGCTCCAACCAGCCGAAGTGGCGCCAGCGGCTGGGGTTGACCACGGACGCGCGCCTCCTGCGCGAAGGGGAGGGCTTCGACATCCACATCGTGTCCTTCGAGCCCCACGAGGAGAAGCGCCCATGA
- a CDS encoding HAMP domain-containing sensor histidine kinase: MTLRSRLLLAQAPLVLALLLLGAMAVVTLARVGESGQRVLEDNYRSVLATQRITEQLERMDSAALFIIAGERERGVTQQAAQRPSLEAELAIQKGNITEPGEGEATQRLQAAWANYQSTFDAFLQEKTPEDARTRYFASLAPAFQEAKSAASSILALNQDAMVRKSDGLRKQSERVNTLMALAMVAALGFGLFFTTSLVQRAIRPISVLSQAVRRLGQGDVEARAVVEGRDEIAQLARDFNTMAERLGQYRKSSLGELLQAQAVSQAAIDSLPDPVLVLGADGGLLNVNAAAEDTLHLRLDEGGDALGRVEPEVRAVLERVRAYVVGGRGAYQPRGYEEAVRVEASAEGGRWLLPRGSPVHGETGEVVGATLILQDVTRLRRFDELKNDLVATVAHEFRTPLTSLRMAIHLVAEGVVGEVTEKQADLLFAAREDCERLQGIVDDLLDLSRIQSGQLQLDVREVSTEELVAHALSAQRTVAEDRGVRLSQTLSPDVETVRVDPDRLQLVLGNLVGNGVKHTPRGGEVSVHVRRDGIHARFEVRDTGEGIPAQEQARIFEKFYRAPGATGGGAGLGLSIARDVVQAHGGELGVVSTPGQGSTFWFTLPQPEQA, from the coding sequence ATGACGCTGCGCTCCCGACTGCTGCTGGCCCAGGCGCCGCTGGTGCTGGCGCTCCTGCTGCTGGGGGCCATGGCCGTCGTCACCCTGGCGCGCGTGGGCGAGTCCGGCCAGCGGGTGCTGGAGGACAACTATCGCAGCGTGCTCGCCACCCAGCGCATCACCGAACAGCTGGAGCGCATGGACAGCGCGGCGCTCTTCATCATCGCGGGAGAGCGCGAGCGGGGCGTGACCCAGCAGGCCGCGCAGAGGCCGTCGCTGGAGGCGGAGCTGGCCATCCAGAAGGGCAACATCACCGAGCCGGGCGAGGGGGAGGCGACGCAGCGGCTCCAGGCCGCCTGGGCGAACTACCAGTCCACGTTCGATGCCTTCCTCCAGGAGAAGACTCCGGAGGACGCGCGGACGCGCTACTTCGCCTCGCTCGCGCCCGCCTTCCAGGAGGCGAAGTCCGCCGCGTCGTCCATCCTCGCGCTGAACCAGGACGCGATGGTGCGCAAGAGCGACGGGCTGCGGAAGCAGAGCGAGCGGGTGAACACGCTGATGGCGCTGGCGATGGTGGCGGCGCTGGGCTTCGGCCTGTTCTTCACCACGTCGCTGGTGCAGCGCGCGATCCGTCCGATATCGGTGCTGTCTCAGGCGGTGCGCCGGCTGGGGCAGGGCGACGTGGAGGCGCGCGCGGTGGTGGAGGGGCGGGATGAGATCGCGCAGCTCGCCCGCGACTTCAACACCATGGCGGAGCGGCTGGGGCAGTACCGCAAGAGCAGCCTGGGCGAGCTGCTCCAGGCGCAGGCGGTGTCCCAGGCGGCCATCGACAGCCTGCCGGACCCGGTGCTGGTGCTGGGCGCGGACGGCGGCCTGCTCAACGTGAACGCCGCGGCGGAGGACACCTTGCATCTGCGGCTGGACGAGGGCGGGGATGCCCTGGGGCGCGTGGAGCCGGAGGTGCGCGCCGTGCTGGAGCGCGTGCGCGCGTACGTCGTGGGCGGGCGCGGCGCGTACCAGCCCCGGGGCTACGAGGAGGCGGTGCGGGTGGAGGCGTCCGCGGAGGGAGGCCGCTGGCTGCTGCCGCGCGGCAGCCCCGTGCACGGGGAGACGGGGGAGGTGGTGGGCGCCACGCTCATCCTCCAGGACGTGACGCGGCTGCGGCGCTTCGACGAGCTGAAGAACGACCTGGTGGCCACGGTGGCGCATGAGTTCCGCACGCCGCTCACGTCGCTGCGCATGGCCATCCACCTGGTCGCGGAGGGCGTCGTGGGGGAGGTGACGGAGAAGCAGGCGGACCTGCTCTTCGCGGCGCGCGAGGACTGCGAGCGCTTGCAGGGCATCGTGGACGACCTGCTGGACCTGTCGCGCATCCAGTCCGGGCAGCTGCAGCTGGACGTGCGCGAGGTGTCCACGGAGGAGCTGGTGGCGCACGCGCTGTCCGCCCAGCGCACGGTGGCGGAGGACCGGGGCGTGCGCCTGTCGCAGACCCTGTCACCGGACGTGGAGACGGTGCGGGTGGATCCAGACCGGCTCCAGCTGGTGCTGGGCAACCTGGTGGGCAACGGCGTGAAGCACACGCCCCGGGGCGGCGAGGTGTCGGTGCACGTCCGGCGCGACGGCATCCACGCGCGCTTCGAGGTGCGCGACACCGGCGAGGGCATCCCCGCGCAGGAGCAGGCGCGCATCTTCGAGAAGTTCTACCGGGCTCCGGGCGCCACGGGCGGCGGCGCGGGTCTGGGGCTGTCCATCGCCCGGGACGTCGTCCAGGCGCATGGCGGCGAGCTGGGCGTGGTGAGCACCCCGGGCCAGGGCAGCACCTTCTGGTTCACGCTGCCTCAGCCCGAGCAGGCCTGA
- a CDS encoding hemerythrin domain-containing protein — MNLIDVLIQQHRDAEALFEAYRNAPDEEKPELCVRLAEALTMHSTIEERWVYPVARSVVDGSRIDFAVEEHGEMTQLLAELLRARRDVPRREATVRELEAVVANHMAEEEREVLPRLRQVDAGAFGLSSSEIVRSASDARREAMRQLDASAPR; from the coding sequence ATGAACCTCATCGACGTGCTCATCCAGCAGCACCGGGATGCCGAGGCCCTCTTCGAGGCCTACCGCAACGCCCCGGACGAAGAGAAGCCTGAGCTGTGCGTGCGCCTGGCCGAGGCGCTCACGATGCACAGCACCATCGAGGAGCGCTGGGTGTATCCGGTCGCGCGAAGCGTCGTCGACGGGTCCCGCATCGACTTCGCGGTGGAGGAGCACGGGGAGATGACCCAGCTGCTCGCCGAGCTGCTGCGCGCGCGCCGCGACGTGCCCCGCAGGGAGGCCACGGTGCGGGAGCTGGAGGCGGTGGTGGCGAACCACATGGCGGAGGAGGAGCGCGAGGTGCTGCCCCGGCTGCGCCAGGTGGACGCGGGCGCGTTCGGCCTGTCCAGCTCGGAGATCGTCCGCTCCGCGTCCGACGCGCGCCGCGAGGCCATGCGCCAGCTGGATGCCTCCGCCCCGCGGTGA
- a CDS encoding sigma-54-dependent transcriptional regulator produces the protein MRVLVVDDERNIRHTLRVCLEGLGCEVREAATPEAALAALAQGPADLAFVDLRLGNASGLELLPRLLAESPALDVILITAYATFDTAVEAVKRGARDYLPKPFTPAQIRHVLERARAQRELTSHLGDLEGQLAQAVPEATLETASPAMHAALGFITRAATSDAAVLLRGESGTGKGVLARALHSMSARRKRPFVTINCPTLSEQLLASELFGHARGAFTGAVKDQPGRVEQAEGGTLFLDEVAEMSPSLQAQLLRFLQEKQFERLGEGRTRKADVRVVAATHRDLEKDVAEGRFREDLMYRLNVLELKLPALRERPEDLLPLARRFIAFFARAAQRPAPELSPATEAMLRAYPWPGNVRELRNALERALIVGASGVVEPQAFPERIASAAGPGVSLGGPHTLEEVEREHILRVMASAPTLDEAARLLGIDASTLWRKRKKYEADAKPDA, from the coding sequence ATGCGGGTGCTCGTGGTGGATGACGAGCGAAACATCCGCCACACCCTGCGGGTGTGCCTGGAGGGCCTGGGCTGCGAGGTGCGCGAGGCCGCGACGCCGGAGGCCGCGCTGGCGGCGCTCGCGCAGGGGCCGGCGGACCTGGCCTTCGTGGACCTGCGGTTGGGCAACGCCTCCGGCCTGGAGCTGCTGCCCCGCCTGCTCGCCGAGTCGCCCGCCCTGGACGTCATCCTCATCACCGCGTACGCGACCTTCGACACCGCCGTGGAGGCGGTGAAGCGGGGCGCGCGCGACTACCTGCCCAAGCCCTTCACCCCCGCGCAGATCCGCCACGTGCTGGAGCGCGCGAGGGCCCAGCGCGAGCTGACCTCGCACCTGGGCGACCTGGAGGGGCAGCTCGCGCAGGCGGTGCCAGAGGCCACGCTGGAGACGGCGTCGCCCGCCATGCACGCGGCCCTTGGCTTCATCACGCGCGCGGCCACGTCCGACGCGGCGGTGCTGCTGCGCGGGGAGAGCGGCACCGGGAAGGGCGTCCTCGCTCGGGCGCTGCATTCGATGAGCGCCCGGCGCAAGCGGCCCTTCGTCACCATCAACTGCCCCACCCTGTCCGAACAACTGCTGGCGAGCGAGCTGTTCGGCCACGCGCGCGGCGCCTTCACCGGCGCGGTGAAGGACCAGCCGGGGCGCGTGGAGCAGGCGGAAGGGGGCACGCTCTTCCTGGACGAGGTGGCGGAGATGAGCCCGTCCCTCCAGGCGCAGCTGCTGCGCTTCCTCCAGGAGAAGCAGTTCGAGCGGCTGGGAGAGGGCCGCACGCGCAAGGCGGACGTGCGGGTGGTGGCGGCCACGCACCGCGACCTGGAGAAGGACGTGGCGGAGGGGCGCTTCCGCGAGGACCTGATGTACCGGTTGAACGTCCTGGAGCTGAAGCTCCCCGCCCTGCGCGAGCGCCCCGAGGACCTCCTCCCGCTGGCACGCCGCTTCATCGCCTTCTTCGCCAGGGCCGCGCAGCGCCCGGCGCCGGAGCTGTCACCCGCCACGGAGGCGATGCTGCGGGCCTACCCCTGGCCGGGCAACGTGCGCGAGCTGCGCAACGCCCTGGAGCGGGCGCTCATCGTGGGGGCCTCGGGCGTGGTGGAGCCGCAGGCCTTCCCGGAGCGCATCGCGTCCGCCGCGGGGCCAGGGGTGAGCCTGGGCGGTCCGCACACGCTGGAAGAGGTGGAGCGCGAACACATCCTGCGGGTGATGGCCTCCGCGCCGACGCTGGACGAGGCGGCCCGCCTGCTCGGCATCGACGCGTCGACGCTGTGGCGCAAGCGCAAGAAGTACGAGGCGGACGCGAAGCCGGACGCGTGA